A portion of the Leucoraja erinacea ecotype New England chromosome 9, Leri_hhj_1, whole genome shotgun sequence genome contains these proteins:
- the ppm1aa gene encoding protein phosphatase 1A isoform X1, with protein sequence MGAFLDKPKMEKHNARGEGNDLHYGLSSMQGWRIEMEDAHTAVIGLPHGLEAWSFFAVYDGHAGSQVARYCCEHLLGHITSTLDFKVSEDLTDLTVEKVKSGIRTGFLQIDEHMRTISEKRHGSDRSGSTAVGVMLSPKHIYFINCGDSRGLLCRNGQVHFFTQDHKPSNPLEKERIQNAGGSVMIQRVNGSLAVSRALGDFDYKCVHGKGPTEQLVSPEPEVYEIERRDNDQFIILACDGIWDVMGNEEICEFVKSRLEVSDDLEKVCNQIVDTCLYKGSRDNMSVVLICFPNAPKVSPEAVKREAELDKHLENKVEEIFEKQGAEGVPDVVHMMHALSSEIIPNLPPGGELASKRSVIEAVYHRLNPCRADGSGLSRNFCICGHSRL encoded by the exons ATGGGAGCTTTTCTGGATAAACCAAAGATGGAAAAGCACAATGCTCGTGGTGAGGGGAACGATCTGCATTATGGACTGAGCAGTATGCAAGGCTGGCGAATTGAGATGGAAGATGCACACACAGCAGTCATTGGCTTGCCACATGGACTTGAGGCATGGTCATTCTTTGCAGTCTATGATGGGCATGCTGGTTCCCAAGTTGCCAGATATTGCTGTGAACATTTGTTGGGTCACATCACCAGCACACTTGATTTCAAAGTTAGTGAAGATCTGACAGACCTtactgtggaaaaagtgaagagtgGAATTCGAACAGGTTTTTTGCAGATAGATGAGCATATGCGAACAATCTCTGAGAAGAGGCATGGTTCAGACAGAAGTGGGTCAACAGCAGTGGGTGTCATGCTTTCACCCAAGCATATTTACTTCATCAACTGTGGAGACTCACGAGGATTGCTCTGTAGGAATGGACAGGTCCATTTCTTTACACAAGATCACAAGCCGAGTAACCCACTGGAGAAAGAGCGCATCCAGAATGCTGGTGGCTCTGTGATGATTCAGCGCGTGAATGGTTCCCTTGCTGTTTCAAGAGCACTTGGGGACTTTGATTACAAGTGTGTGCATGGGAAGGGACCAACAGAGCAGCTTGTCTCGCCAGAACCTGAGGTTTATGAAATTGAGAGAAGGGACAATGACCAGTTTATTATCCTAGCATGTGATGGCATTTGGGACGTCATGGGGAATGAAGAGATCTGTGAATTTGTTAAGTCCAGACTGGAAGTTAGTGATGACCTTGAGAAAGTTTGTAACCAGATTGTTGACACATGCTTGTACAAG GGGAGTCGGGACAACATGAGTGTCGTATTGatttgctttccaaatgcaccaaAGGTGTCGCCAGAAGCAGTGAAAAGAGAAGCTGAGTTGGATAAACATCTGGAGAACAAAGTGGAAG AAATCTTTGAGAAGCAGGGTGCTGAGGGGGTGCCAGATGTAGTCCACATGATGCATGCTTTGTCGTCGGAGATCATCCCAAACCTCCCACCGGGAGGTGAACTGGCCAGCAA
- the ppm1aa gene encoding protein phosphatase 1A isoform X2: MGAFLDKPKMEKHNARGEGNDLHYGLSSMQGWRIEMEDAHTAVIGLPHGLEAWSFFAVYDGHAGSQVARYCCEHLLGHITSTLDFKVSEDLTDLTVEKVKSGIRTGFLQIDEHMRTISEKRHGSDRSGSTAVGVMLSPKHIYFINCGDSRGLLCRNGQVHFFTQDHKPSNPLEKERIQNAGGSVMIQRVNGSLAVSRALGDFDYKCVHGKGPTEQLVSPEPEVYEIERRDNDQFIILACDGIWDVMGNEEICEFVKSRLEVSDDLEKVCNQIVDTCLYKGSRDNMSVVLICFPNAPKVSPEAVKREAELDKHLENKVEEIFEKQGAEGVPDVVHMMHALSSEIIPNLPPGGELASKRSVIEAVYHRLNPCRADGEPSFPDDMW, translated from the exons ATGGGAGCTTTTCTGGATAAACCAAAGATGGAAAAGCACAATGCTCGTGGTGAGGGGAACGATCTGCATTATGGACTGAGCAGTATGCAAGGCTGGCGAATTGAGATGGAAGATGCACACACAGCAGTCATTGGCTTGCCACATGGACTTGAGGCATGGTCATTCTTTGCAGTCTATGATGGGCATGCTGGTTCCCAAGTTGCCAGATATTGCTGTGAACATTTGTTGGGTCACATCACCAGCACACTTGATTTCAAAGTTAGTGAAGATCTGACAGACCTtactgtggaaaaagtgaagagtgGAATTCGAACAGGTTTTTTGCAGATAGATGAGCATATGCGAACAATCTCTGAGAAGAGGCATGGTTCAGACAGAAGTGGGTCAACAGCAGTGGGTGTCATGCTTTCACCCAAGCATATTTACTTCATCAACTGTGGAGACTCACGAGGATTGCTCTGTAGGAATGGACAGGTCCATTTCTTTACACAAGATCACAAGCCGAGTAACCCACTGGAGAAAGAGCGCATCCAGAATGCTGGTGGCTCTGTGATGATTCAGCGCGTGAATGGTTCCCTTGCTGTTTCAAGAGCACTTGGGGACTTTGATTACAAGTGTGTGCATGGGAAGGGACCAACAGAGCAGCTTGTCTCGCCAGAACCTGAGGTTTATGAAATTGAGAGAAGGGACAATGACCAGTTTATTATCCTAGCATGTGATGGCATTTGGGACGTCATGGGGAATGAAGAGATCTGTGAATTTGTTAAGTCCAGACTGGAAGTTAGTGATGACCTTGAGAAAGTTTGTAACCAGATTGTTGACACATGCTTGTACAAG GGGAGTCGGGACAACATGAGTGTCGTATTGatttgctttccaaatgcaccaaAGGTGTCGCCAGAAGCAGTGAAAAGAGAAGCTGAGTTGGATAAACATCTGGAGAACAAAGTGGAAG AAATCTTTGAGAAGCAGGGTGCTGAGGGGGTGCCAGATGTAGTCCACATGATGCATGCTTTGTCGTCGGAGATCATCCCAAACCTCCCACCGGGAGGTGAACTGGCCAGCAA